A single Sutterella megalosphaeroides DNA region contains:
- a CDS encoding heavy metal translocating P-type ATPase has product MPLPSTLRFRVPDMCCPVEFEHYAKALARLAASHGFAASALAAVPDYGTRTLTVTFASEALRETLTPELVLEALRSGGDRAELVDAPRTGTVLLAVPAMDCPVEAGEIEREFKRSGIGSYEFRIMTRTIAVPAESVEAACEAVRRAGYEATPLAGGEKHAAGTAHGEGAREERLPWGRYGTGLVFAILSEAIELLGEYGVISGGMMLEAAGFLFAAAAIFTVGLGTFRKGLLALTKGTLNMNTLMAVAVTGGVLIGAWPEAAMVMVLFEISEAIEGLSMARARRSIRDLMTVTPERALVKGDAGYVETPVEAVAPGARIRVAPGDRIPLDGRILEGSTTLDQSAVTGESMPVEKSSGDEVWAGTVNLTSTVDVLVTKPASMSLTARIIEMVENAQASKSRVQRFVDRFAAVYTPIVFLAALLVVAVPPLFFGGDFVEWLYKGLCLLVIACPCALVISTPVTIVSALATATRCGLLIKGGLPLEEARRIRTVALDKTGTLTKGEPRVERIHLFAGLTDATILPVAASLAAMNKHPLSRAIARHAEERNTPFLDVVDFTALPGRGVKGRVRNGEAFLVNLAELEERGWATDEVREVFRLAAKSGRSTVALADAFGVEAVFELADEIRPDARAGLEALRAEGIEPVLLTGDNRAAAFALGHAIGLPESAIDAELLPDEKLEHIRRLQKRGFTAMVGDGINDAPALAQADLGIAMGIRGTDSAIEAADVALMDDRISSLTSLVRLSRMTHSVLVQNIVFALGVKFVFAALALAGHATMWMAVFADTGTCLIVVANGLRMLRAKSRAEGR; this is encoded by the coding sequence ATGCCGCTTCCCTCGACCCTCCGATTCCGCGTACCGGACATGTGCTGTCCGGTCGAATTCGAGCACTATGCGAAAGCGCTCGCGCGACTCGCAGCATCGCACGGCTTTGCCGCCTCGGCACTCGCGGCCGTACCCGACTACGGAACGCGCACCCTCACCGTAACCTTCGCGTCCGAAGCGCTTCGCGAAACCCTTACGCCCGAACTTGTGCTTGAGGCGCTTCGCTCGGGCGGGGACCGTGCGGAGCTCGTCGACGCCCCGCGCACGGGCACCGTGCTTCTTGCCGTTCCCGCCATGGACTGCCCCGTCGAAGCGGGCGAAATCGAGCGCGAATTCAAGCGTTCGGGCATCGGCTCCTATGAATTCCGGATCATGACCCGCACGATTGCGGTGCCCGCCGAATCGGTCGAAGCGGCGTGCGAGGCCGTGCGCCGTGCGGGCTACGAGGCGACACCCCTCGCGGGCGGGGAAAAGCACGCGGCCGGGACCGCTCACGGGGAGGGTGCCCGCGAGGAACGTCTTCCCTGGGGCCGCTACGGCACGGGGCTCGTTTTCGCGATTCTTTCCGAAGCGATCGAGCTTCTCGGCGAATACGGCGTGATTTCGGGCGGGATGATGCTGGAGGCGGCGGGGTTCCTCTTTGCCGCGGCCGCCATCTTCACCGTGGGACTCGGCACCTTCCGCAAGGGCCTGCTTGCGCTTACGAAGGGCACCCTCAACATGAACACCCTCATGGCGGTGGCCGTCACGGGGGGCGTTCTGATCGGGGCGTGGCCCGAAGCTGCCATGGTGATGGTGCTCTTCGAGATTTCCGAAGCAATCGAAGGGCTCTCGATGGCGCGCGCCCGTCGATCGATTCGCGACCTGATGACGGTGACGCCCGAACGCGCGCTCGTCAAGGGCGACGCGGGCTACGTCGAAACGCCCGTCGAAGCAGTGGCGCCGGGCGCCCGCATACGCGTGGCGCCCGGGGACCGCATTCCTCTGGACGGCCGGATTCTCGAAGGCTCGACGACGCTCGATCAGTCCGCCGTGACGGGCGAATCGATGCCGGTTGAAAAATCCTCGGGGGACGAGGTGTGGGCGGGGACCGTGAACCTCACCTCGACCGTCGACGTGCTCGTTACGAAACCCGCCTCGATGAGCCTCACCGCCCGCATCATCGAAATGGTCGAAAATGCTCAGGCGTCGAAATCCCGCGTGCAACGCTTCGTCGACCGGTTTGCGGCCGTTTATACGCCGATCGTCTTCCTCGCGGCCCTTCTTGTCGTCGCGGTTCCGCCGCTCTTTTTCGGGGGTGACTTCGTCGAGTGGCTCTACAAGGGCCTCTGCCTTCTCGTCATCGCCTGCCCCTGCGCGCTTGTGATTTCAACGCCCGTGACGATCGTCTCGGCCCTTGCGACCGCGACGCGCTGCGGGCTTCTCATCAAAGGGGGGTTGCCGCTTGAAGAAGCGCGCCGCATTCGCACGGTGGCGCTTGACAAGACGGGGACCCTCACGAAGGGCGAACCCCGCGTGGAGCGCATCCACCTCTTTGCGGGCCTCACCGACGCGACGATTCTCCCGGTAGCGGCGTCGCTTGCCGCCATGAACAAGCACCCGCTCTCGCGCGCCATTGCCCGCCACGCCGAAGAGCGCAACACGCCTTTCCTCGACGTCGTCGACTTTACGGCGCTTCCCGGTCGCGGCGTCAAGGGGCGCGTTCGCAACGGAGAAGCCTTTCTCGTCAACCTCGCCGAACTCGAAGAGCGCGGCTGGGCGACGGACGAGGTGCGGGAAGTCTTTCGCCTTGCGGCAAAGTCGGGGCGCTCCACCGTGGCGCTTGCGGACGCGTTCGGGGTTGAGGCGGTATTCGAACTTGCCGACGAAATCCGTCCCGACGCCCGAGCGGGTCTTGAGGCGCTCCGCGCCGAAGGGATCGAACCCGTGCTTTTGACGGGCGACAACCGTGCGGCGGCGTTTGCCCTCGGACATGCGATCGGGCTTCCCGAAAGTGCGATCGACGCGGAACTTCTTCCCGACGAGAAGCTCGAACACATCCGGCGACTACAGAAACGGGGCTTCACCGCGATGGTGGGCGACGGCATCAACGACGCGCCCGCGCTCGCTCAAGCGGACCTCGGGATCGCCATGGGCATTCGCGGCACCGACAGCGCGATCGAAGCGGCGGACGTCGCCCTCATGGACGACCGGATTTCGTCGCTCACCTCCCTCGTGCGACTCTCGCGCATGACGCACTCGGTGCTCGTTCAGAACATCGTCTTCGCGCTCGGGGTGAAATTCGTCTTCGCGGCGCTCGCCCTTGCGGGCCATGCCACGATGTGGATGGCGGTCTTTGCCGATACGGGCACATGCCTGATCGTGGTCGCGAACGGCCTGCGAATGCTGCGCGCGAAGTCGCGCGCCGAGGGGCGCTGA
- a CDS encoding MerR family transcriptional regulator: MRIRELAQATGHTPEAIRYYEKIGLIAPARREANNYRSYGEEHVRVLDFIRHCRNIDLGLEEIRTLLEARAGTLEEAHCAHELIHEHLKEVDARIADLLELKGHLEALAARCGGDHSDGRRCAILEGLESGDAEAGCCTSEFHERPERAERLERFGERR; this comes from the coding sequence GTGCGCATTCGAGAACTCGCGCAGGCCACGGGGCACACGCCCGAGGCGATTCGCTACTACGAAAAAATCGGTCTCATCGCGCCCGCGCGGCGCGAGGCGAACAACTACCGCTCGTACGGCGAGGAGCACGTGCGGGTGCTCGACTTCATCCGTCACTGCCGCAACATCGACTTGGGGCTCGAAGAAATCCGAACGCTCCTCGAAGCCCGGGCGGGTACGCTCGAAGAAGCGCACTGCGCCCACGAACTCATTCACGAGCACCTGAAAGAAGTGGATGCGCGCATTGCGGACTTGCTCGAACTCAAAGGCCACCTCGAAGCGCTCGCCGCACGATGCGGGGGCGACCATTCGGACGGACGGCGCTGCGCGATTCTCGAAGGGCTCGAGTCGGGCGACGCGGAAGCGGGTTGTTGCACGAGCGAATTTCACGAGCGGCCCGAGCGAGCGGAAAGGCTCGAACGCTTCGGCGAACGCCGTTAA
- the iadA gene encoding beta-aspartyl-peptidase produces MQNPMLLKNCDLWAPEHLGRRDVFVAGGKVVAVEPELSIDFPGLETIDMKGAKVVPGLIDQHIHVTGGGGEGGWQSRCPELVFSELVRAGVTTFLGVSGTDSMSRSIENLLAKVRGLAAEGASGWMWTSNYAYPPTTITRDVKTDLFAIPEVLGVKIALGDHRSSWPTKEELLRLASEVRIAGMLTGKVGFVHVHLGDHPTAFDLMEACIATGIPAKHFRPTHTGRHPEVFRRACEFAKAGGIIDITTGGGNYLGTAAETLRAALAAGVPAERITLSSDGHGSMPRFNDAGEMVGLAVGLINCNKETIGELAKDLGLEAALRFMTTNVAQALNLTEKGAIVPGADADLLVVDDAFEPQWVFMRGRIAMREGELLMKGTFED; encoded by the coding sequence ATGCAAAACCCGATGCTTCTCAAAAACTGCGACCTCTGGGCGCCCGAACACCTCGGTCGCCGCGACGTGTTCGTCGCGGGCGGCAAGGTCGTTGCGGTCGAACCCGAGCTCTCGATCGATTTTCCGGGGCTCGAAACGATCGACATGAAGGGTGCGAAGGTCGTGCCGGGCTTGATCGACCAGCACATCCACGTGACGGGCGGGGGCGGTGAAGGCGGCTGGCAGAGCCGCTGCCCCGAGCTCGTCTTTTCCGAGCTCGTGCGCGCGGGCGTGACGACCTTCCTCGGCGTCTCGGGCACGGACTCGATGTCGCGCTCGATCGAAAACCTGCTCGCCAAAGTGCGGGGTCTTGCCGCCGAAGGCGCTTCGGGTTGGATGTGGACAAGCAACTACGCGTACCCTCCGACGACGATCACGCGCGACGTGAAGACGGACCTCTTTGCGATTCCGGAAGTCTTGGGCGTCAAGATCGCGCTCGGCGACCACCGGTCTTCCTGGCCCACGAAGGAGGAACTCCTGCGCCTTGCATCCGAAGTGCGCATCGCAGGGATGCTTACGGGTAAGGTCGGTTTCGTGCACGTTCACCTCGGCGACCATCCGACGGCCTTCGATCTGATGGAAGCCTGCATCGCGACGGGCATTCCCGCGAAGCACTTCCGCCCGACTCACACGGGCCGTCACCCGGAAGTCTTCCGCCGCGCCTGCGAATTTGCGAAGGCGGGCGGCATCATCGACATTACGACGGGAGGAGGCAACTACCTGGGGACCGCTGCCGAAACCCTGCGCGCCGCGCTCGCCGCGGGTGTTCCCGCCGAGCGCATCACGCTCTCGTCGGACGGGCACGGCTCGATGCCGCGCTTTAACGACGCGGGCGAAATGGTGGGCCTTGCCGTGGGTCTCATCAACTGCAACAAGGAAACGATCGGCGAACTCGCGAAGGACCTCGGCCTCGAAGCGGCTCTGCGCTTCATGACGACGAACGTCGCGCAGGCCCTGAATCTTACGGAAAAGGGCGCGATCGTTCCGGGGGCGGATGCCGACTTGCTTGTCGTCGACGACGCGTTCGAACCGCAGTGGGTCTTCATGCGCGGTCGCATTGCGATGCGCGAAGGCGAACTCCTCATGAAGGGGACGTTTGAGGATTAA
- the yddG gene encoding aromatic amino acid DMT transporter YddG yields MFAADSTARKATLTGLLAPLLWGMSVGLVRGISEDFGLARGLMVLYGISVVFLLFILGRPKLSAYPKKYLWFGIPAANLCSICFGLSLALSDGGAQTMEVGMVNYLWPCLTVVFAVLFNGQKARWWIVPGFFVTIAGIVTVLAGDAGFDPASFAANVQRNPWSYGLAFIGAVAWAGFCSMTRAWARGENPVIVIFVIDFVIFFVLWLFGVGGEPQTIGWKGVVSAVLGAMAMGGAYAAWTYGTMKGNLTLLAIASYFTPVLSCVFATFWIGADLTLSFWKGVALVVTGSLVCWHATRGSAPATSDEVSTEDRGAPLKRAPASSKA; encoded by the coding sequence ATGTTTGCCGCCGACTCCACCGCCCGAAAAGCCACGCTCACGGGACTTCTCGCACCGCTTCTCTGGGGCATGAGCGTCGGGCTCGTGCGCGGAATCAGCGAAGACTTCGGTCTCGCGCGCGGCCTCATGGTCCTCTACGGGATCTCGGTCGTCTTTCTCCTTTTCATCCTCGGGCGCCCGAAGCTTTCCGCCTACCCGAAGAAGTACCTCTGGTTCGGGATTCCCGCCGCGAACCTCTGCTCGATTTGCTTCGGGCTCTCGCTCGCGCTCTCGGACGGGGGTGCGCAGACGATGGAAGTCGGGATGGTCAACTACCTTTGGCCCTGCCTCACCGTGGTCTTTGCGGTGCTTTTCAACGGCCAAAAGGCGCGGTGGTGGATCGTCCCCGGGTTCTTCGTCACGATCGCGGGCATCGTGACGGTGCTCGCGGGGGATGCGGGGTTCGATCCCGCGAGCTTTGCGGCCAACGTGCAGAGGAATCCCTGGAGCTACGGCTTGGCGTTCATCGGGGCGGTGGCCTGGGCGGGCTTTTGTTCGATGACCCGTGCCTGGGCGCGCGGCGAAAATCCGGTCATCGTGATTTTCGTCATCGACTTCGTGATTTTCTTCGTCCTCTGGCTTTTCGGAGTCGGAGGGGAACCGCAGACGATCGGCTGGAAGGGCGTCGTCTCGGCCGTGCTCGGCGCGATGGCGATGGGCGGAGCGTACGCCGCGTGGACCTACGGCACGATGAAGGGAAATCTCACGCTCCTTGCGATCGCCTCCTACTTCACGCCCGTGCTCTCCTGCGTCTTTGCGACCTTCTGGATCGGGGCGGATCTGACGCTTTCCTTCTGGAAGGGCGTGGCCCTCGTCGTGACGGGGTCGCTCGTTTGCTGGCACGCGACGCGCGGCTCGGCGCCCGCGACGTCGGACGAGGTCTCAACGGAAGATCGAGGAGCGCCCCTCAAGCGGGCGCCGGCGAGTAGCAAAGCCTGA
- the dba gene encoding disulfide bond formation protein Dba, with amino-acid sequence MEFVELLLLCVAVLLMVFKPEQEKLAWWLTVGGWAVVVFMYVGHVSTAILGQLNL; translated from the coding sequence ATGGAGTTCGTAGAGCTTCTTCTTTTGTGTGTTGCGGTCCTTCTGATGGTCTTCAAGCCCGAGCAGGAAAAGCTCGCCTGGTGGCTGACCGTCGGCGGCTGGGCCGTGGTGGTCTTCATGTACGTCGGTCACGTGTCGACGGCCATTCTCGGTCAACTCAATCTCTAA
- the dsbI gene encoding disulfide bond formation protein DsbI, translating to MTDYSQPVNETDIKKAKTFYDIVAWGGLLIVLLPVGIANLILGYLMGDSPCTLCWGQRQQMAYIGVVALFMVRYGFKPKYLAMMLVMAACGLYSSFRHLGNHAFRDVGQGFGLDIFGLHTQFWAEVVFWCVVMLFGLATFLAPRFDALIAEMRGKPFRPLTSFYKVAFGIVAFIIASNTFQALWSTGLPPNWGQGDPYRFSWDTKYVKWSDASWEGMWAGINFLGRRDVKDPDFAYAPNAKKLGLTFEHDAEKGPLAVNGKLAVTNTRTIEGVDAKLNTIAKIRGEYVVASKYDFWFLGDDLKPAIHAAMDPWFSANVLDIVGMTEFRDDAIVLMGTNKSFLKIRKNPEADDVTGWPNFTAGRDQVEAVDGFGRGRIGTERAKMFYVHSSATDGKYVYTATVPDNKDKKTFVISKALQKDFVLSGEFTPEASMLKDGRTLGELYVTGMVYEDGKLYAVSKNYNVLVTIDLAKEAVVDVQALPAELTDIRGLVKTADGFEVLDTNRIVTLGYAK from the coding sequence ATGACGGACTACTCGCAGCCCGTAAACGAAACGGACATCAAGAAGGCCAAGACCTTCTACGACATCGTCGCCTGGGGCGGTCTTCTGATCGTTCTCCTCCCGGTCGGCATCGCCAACCTCATCCTCGGCTACCTCATGGGCGACAGCCCCTGCACGCTCTGCTGGGGTCAGCGTCAGCAGATGGCCTACATCGGCGTCGTCGCTCTCTTCATGGTGCGCTACGGCTTCAAGCCGAAGTACCTCGCCATGATGCTCGTCATGGCCGCCTGCGGTCTCTACTCCTCCTTCCGCCACCTCGGCAACCACGCCTTCCGCGACGTGGGTCAGGGTTTCGGTCTCGACATCTTCGGTCTCCATACGCAGTTCTGGGCCGAAGTGGTCTTCTGGTGCGTCGTGATGCTCTTCGGCCTCGCGACCTTCCTCGCCCCGCGCTTTGACGCCCTCATCGCCGAAATGCGCGGCAAGCCCTTCCGTCCGCTCACGTCCTTCTACAAGGTCGCGTTCGGCATCGTCGCCTTCATCATCGCCTCGAACACCTTCCAGGCGCTCTGGTCGACGGGTCTTCCCCCGAACTGGGGTCAGGGCGATCCGTACCGCTTCTCGTGGGACACGAAGTACGTCAAGTGGTCGGACGCTTCCTGGGAAGGCATGTGGGCCGGCATCAACTTCCTCGGCCGCCGCGACGTGAAGGATCCGGACTTCGCCTACGCTCCGAACGCGAAGAAGCTCGGTCTTACGTTCGAACACGACGCCGAAAAGGGCCCGCTCGCCGTCAACGGCAAGCTTGCCGTGACGAACACCCGTACGATCGAAGGCGTCGACGCCAAGCTCAACACGATCGCCAAGATCCGTGGCGAATACGTGGTTGCTTCGAAGTACGACTTCTGGTTCTTGGGCGACGATCTGAAGCCCGCGATCCACGCCGCCATGGACCCCTGGTTCTCCGCGAACGTGCTCGACATCGTGGGTATGACGGAATTCCGCGACGACGCTATCGTCCTCATGGGTACGAACAAGTCGTTCCTCAAGATCCGCAAGAACCCCGAAGCCGACGACGTGACGGGTTGGCCCAACTTCACGGCCGGTCGCGATCAGGTTGAAGCGGTGGACGGTTTCGGCCGCGGCCGCATCGGCACGGAACGCGCCAAGATGTTCTACGTTCACTCCTCGGCGACCGACGGCAAGTACGTCTATACGGCCACGGTTCCCGACAACAAGGACAAGAAGACGTTCGTGATCTCGAAGGCTCTGCAGAAGGACTTCGTTCTCTCGGGCGAATTCACCCCCGAAGCTTCGATGCTCAAGGACGGCCGTACGCTCGGCGAACTCTACGTGACCGGCATGGTCTACGAAGACGGCAAGCTCTACGCCGTGTCGAAGAACTACAACGTCCTCGTGACGATCGACCTTGCGAAGGAAGCCGTTGTCGACGTTCAGGCTCTTCCCGCCGAACTCACCGACATTCGCGGCCTCGTGAAGACGGCCGACGGCTTCGAAGTGCTCGACACGAACCGCATCGTGACGCTCGGCTACGCGAAGTAA
- a CDS encoding YihY family inner membrane protein, which produces MALPRSVQDAVRSHRLFDLGRQALSFAAHRMRDTQLQEVASSMTLATLLSLVPLLAVSLAVFAAFPSFESSRKALEEAVLTSFLPLEYSEVVVKYLHAFSQQATGLGAFGIGGLSVTALLLIDKFFVTVNRIFKVRTMRPWSQRAVIYWALLTLAPLAITLSLTLSGQMLKLAFGEDAGVSLFPTWVLALFQMLLQGLGYALLYKLVPNCHVPMSHALTGGMSVAVVGQIVKQGFEVYVTAGTLSTLYGAFVAFPVFLLWLYVNWILVFSGAAVTATIPLLTSGRYADSYRTGNDFLTGVALLRVMTAERAAGRSSLGVEELADRVDSYPEAVSRILSRLADAGYVGELATGRRRLTPAWALLADPETKTLREAFHALLVDPHNTLVRPESAQPKKGEGMLCEWYDTWTREHTLETPLSALLEGVSLERRPEGAAAVDSSSTSDAQSADRPPSRA; this is translated from the coding sequence GTGGCTCTTCCCCGATCCGTTCAGGATGCCGTGCGCTCGCACCGCCTTTTCGACCTCGGCCGACAGGCGCTTTCGTTTGCGGCGCACCGCATGCGCGATACGCAACTCCAGGAAGTCGCCTCCTCGATGACGCTCGCAACGCTCCTTTCGCTCGTGCCGCTCCTTGCGGTGTCGCTCGCGGTCTTCGCGGCGTTTCCGAGTTTCGAATCGAGCCGCAAGGCGCTCGAAGAGGCCGTTCTCACAAGCTTTCTGCCGCTCGAATACAGCGAAGTGGTGGTGAAGTATCTGCACGCTTTCAGTCAACAGGCCACGGGGCTCGGGGCCTTCGGTATCGGGGGCTTGTCGGTGACGGCGCTCCTCTTGATCGACAAATTCTTCGTGACCGTGAACCGCATCTTCAAGGTGCGCACGATGCGCCCGTGGTCGCAGCGGGCGGTCATCTACTGGGCGCTTCTGACGCTTGCGCCGCTCGCGATCACGTTGTCGCTTACGCTTTCGGGCCAGATGCTCAAGCTCGCCTTCGGGGAGGATGCGGGCGTTTCGCTCTTTCCGACGTGGGTGCTCGCTCTCTTTCAGATGCTTCTTCAAGGGTTGGGCTACGCGCTTCTCTACAAGCTCGTTCCCAACTGCCACGTCCCGATGTCCCATGCTCTGACGGGCGGGATGTCGGTTGCGGTCGTGGGGCAGATCGTCAAACAGGGCTTTGAAGTCTACGTGACCGCGGGAACCCTCTCGACCCTCTACGGCGCGTTCGTCGCATTTCCCGTTTTTTTGCTCTGGCTCTACGTCAACTGGATTCTCGTTTTCTCGGGGGCGGCCGTCACGGCCACGATCCCGCTTCTGACTTCCGGTCGTTACGCGGATTCCTACCGTACGGGAAACGACTTTTTGACGGGGGTGGCGCTCCTTCGCGTCATGACGGCGGAGCGCGCGGCGGGGCGGTCCTCGCTCGGCGTCGAAGAGCTCGCGGACCGGGTCGACTCGTACCCCGAGGCCGTGAGCCGGATCCTTTCGCGCCTTGCGGACGCGGGCTACGTCGGAGAACTCGCCACGGGCCGCCGGCGCCTGACGCCCGCCTGGGCGCTTTTGGCCGACCCCGAAACGAAGACGCTGCGCGAAGCCTTCCACGCGCTTTTGGTCGACCCCCACAACACGCTCGTTCGTCCCGAATCGGCGCAGCCCAAAAAGGGCGAAGGGATGCTCTGCGAGTGGTACGACACCTGGACGCGGGAGCATACGCTCGAAACCCCGTTGTCGGCTCTGCTTGAGGGAGTGAGCCTCGAACGTCGACCCGAAGGCGCAGCCGCCGTCGATTCCTCTTCTACCTCCGACGCCCAATCGGCCGACCGCCCGCCGAGCCGCGCATAA
- a CDS encoding tetratricopeptide repeat protein — MIRFPSLSALGAAAALATILAAPAAYAGIEEGIQAVRNQKFDVAQKEFESLAAKDDARAMYYLGEMYFKGLGRKGPERLTAVYWWEKGAYLGDVECQLALGNVFRQGLGVRVHMPQAYLWDLQAAKQGSPVGEKNVGDYYLYGNGKPKDALEAAKWYRRAAMQGYPEAQVALANLLLTGDGIEHDRAAALVLFNAAAAPADKNVQPDRNAAADARILKGNLSPEDLKRAETLTLDAVYEGLKSLEDHPTP; from the coding sequence ATGATTCGCTTTCCGTCGCTTTCCGCGCTCGGGGCCGCAGCGGCCCTCGCGACGATTCTGGCCGCCCCCGCGGCCTATGCCGGCATCGAAGAGGGCATTCAGGCCGTTCGCAACCAGAAGTTTGACGTCGCTCAGAAGGAATTCGAGAGCCTCGCCGCGAAGGACGACGCCCGGGCCATGTATTACCTCGGCGAAATGTACTTCAAGGGCTTGGGCCGCAAGGGGCCGGAACGCCTGACCGCCGTCTACTGGTGGGAAAAGGGCGCCTACCTCGGGGACGTCGAGTGCCAGCTCGCGCTCGGGAACGTCTTCCGCCAGGGGCTGGGCGTTCGCGTTCACATGCCGCAGGCCTACCTCTGGGACCTTCAGGCCGCCAAGCAAGGAAGCCCCGTCGGTGAAAAGAACGTGGGCGACTACTACCTCTACGGCAACGGCAAGCCCAAGGACGCGCTTGAAGCCGCGAAGTGGTACCGCCGTGCCGCCATGCAGGGCTATCCCGAAGCTCAGGTTGCATTGGCGAACCTTCTCCTGACGGGCGACGGGATCGAACACGACCGTGCCGCCGCACTCGTCCTCTTCAACGCCGCGGCCGCTCCCGCCGACAAGAACGTGCAGCCCGACCGCAACGCCGCGGCGGACGCGCGCATTCTGAAGGGGAACCTCTCGCCCGAAGACCTGAAGCGCGCCGAAACGCTCACGCTTGACGCGGTCTACGAAGGCCTCAAGTCGCTCGAAGATCACCCGACGCCCTGA